A window of Chanodichthys erythropterus isolate Z2021 chromosome 16, ASM2448905v1, whole genome shotgun sequence genomic DNA:
TGATATATATTCCCCCAAACCGGAAGTGCTTTATTTAAGTGCCACTCAAAGGTGGCTAGAGCGCCGCCTGGAGGACGAGACCGTCACCGTCTGATGACGTCAGTCCATTGACACGCCCTCTTGTGTTCCTCCAATCAGAATCACTTCCTGTCAGGATCGGATGGATTATCATGTTCATTCTGAAGAGAAAAAGATCTGCTCTGATTCTTGAACTATAATTCATATCTGTGatgtaatatttgtgttatgACATCATATTCAGACTGACACGAGCGGTTCGTCAAACTACTGAATGATTTCCGTAGCGTCGCCGCGCGCACTATTATAAACATTATAGCGATATTCGGCGATTATTTCTTACTACagcatgatgatgatgatgatgatgatcatGATGATAATGAGTGAAGCTGAGGCGGTTCTGTGAACAAACGCGGTTGATATGATGGACAGCGCGTGACCGCACACTGAGCTAACGCTAATGCTAACGCTAACGCTCCTCAGTGTCCGAATAAAGAGTTAATCTACTGAAGACTGACCGGTGGATGTGACCACACACACTCTGCTGACCGGTGGATGTGACCACACACACTCCGGCTGACCGGTGGATGTGACCACACACACTCCGGCTGACCATCGGGTCGCAGACGCTCGAGCGGTCGGTGTGTGACGCGATGAGCCCTCAGAAGAAGATGAAGAAGAGGAAGGAGCTGAACGCGCTGATCGGCCTGAGCGACAGCAGCAGGAGGAAGAGCAAACACCGGCTGCTGCGGACCGAGCCGCCCGAGAGCGAGTCCGAGTCCGGGTCCGAGGAGCAGGAGTTCAGCGGCGGCCGAACCGGCCTGTTCGGGAAGTGAGTGTTTCTCTGCAGATCATGAGTCCATACTGATACTGATCCTGATCATACACTGATCCTGATCATACACTGATCCTGATCATACACCGGTACTGATCGCTTCACAGACAGGCTTTATTCAGTTGAGTGAATCTGAGAGTTGTAAACATCTGGAGTTTCTTCAGTCCTGCCCTGATGAAGCGTGACAGATACTGACCTCTAGTCCTCCAGAGACAGTAATAACTGATCAGTCCCTCAGAACCAGAGGATGAAGAGGAGCTTCAGAGAAACTGAACAGAAGATGAAGCAGTTATCAGTGTCTGTTCTGGACCGTATGTCTCTGTCTGTGGTGTGCAGGAGCTTCATCAGGGCAGGACTGAAGAAACTGTGGCATGTTATGATCCATTCTTTCAGTGAAGATCCTCTAGATTCATGTGTTTCATTGAAAGCTACAGATCTGCAGGTGACATTCCTCagtcacatgacctgatttGTTGAGGAAGTAGAAGAGAGAGTTGCTGCTGATGCTGGCTGTGTTTACATGATGTGATTGTGTCAGTCATCAGAGTAAAgtttactcacacacactcacatgatCTCACATACAGTCGGTGTTACTGGCCGCTGATTtcatctatgtgtgtgtgtgtgtgtgtgtgtgtgtgtgtgtgtgtgtgtgtgtgtgtgtgtgtgtgtgtgtgcaggagcTCAGTGCAGTGCTGCTCGCTCTGTTACCCGCTGTGTGTCTTCATCCTGCTGGCCGCGTGCGTCATGGCCTGCGCCGGACTCATCTGGATGCAGATCGCCCTCAAAGAGGACCTGGACTCCATGAAGGAGAAGATCCGCACCAGTACGTCCTCATCCGACCGaccgcacacacacgcacacacacacacacacacacacacacacacacacacacacacacgagatCAGACTGATGCTAACCCATTCCTTCACTCACATTATTATCGAACACCTTCATACAGTGCAGGCTAACAAAgaatatgttctaagaatgttttgctAACGTTCGCATTAAGTTATGACagtgttatttctgaatgttctctgaacgttctgtaACAAACACCCAACTAACATCCAGCTGAAAGGTTTCAGGAAAACGTTCCGTGAACgattgtttttgtgttaatgttttgagaacattattgaAGGTCAGATTATTTGAACGAAACATTCTACTAACGTTAGCTCATAACGTTGAGAGAACGTTTCTGTTAGCAGGAGTGTGAAGATGTTTCCTGTCAGTGATGTTGTTGATGATGTGTGACAGTGGAGAGCAGCCAGAAGCTGTCGTCACACGAGATCCTGAAGCTCAGCGAGGAGCTGAAGGCCAAACAGATGAAGCTGGACGACATGGAGAGCGGAGAGCGAGGCCTGACCCGACTCTGGTCCAACCTGACGGAGGTCAATCAGAAGGTCAGCGATGAGCATCATTAACTCTCGTACAAATGACTGATTTTCTGCTAATGTGCTTCATTAACTGAATGGTAaaatgttgttaatttaaactGCACAATTATTGTGTTTATCTCAAATAATGATTAGAGGGAGCTCATTGATCAGTACAGCAGTGTCATGTGACCGATGTGTGTGTCTCCTGCAGCTCAGCGCTCTGGattcagctgtcaatcatctgAAGGCCAACATCAAATCCGCGTCGGACCTCATCGCTCTTCCCAGGAGTGTGGAGGAGCTGCAGAAGGTTAGCTGCTGTTCATCTGGATCTCCAGCGCATGTAAAGAGTCATGtctcacagtgtgtgtgtgtgtgtgtgtgtgtgtgtgtgtgtgtgtgtgtgtgtgtgtgtgtgtgtgtgtagagcgTGGCCTCCATCGGCAGCACCGTCACCAGCCTCCAGCACGACGTCACCTTGATACAGGCTGTGGTGGAAGAGAGAAGAACAGGAGCAGATCAGCTGAAGGACAGCACGGTACGACACGTCACCACCTCAGGACAGTTTTCACCAGAATTCACCGTCCAACTCTGTGTTTAAATCAGAGACGCTGTTAAACCATCCTTCTGTCCTCCTTCCGAACCCGTGTGACTTCctcagacaaacacaaacagaagaTATGTTCAGATTTTCTCAGTGCAGTGGAAGTCATTGCTCATTCTTCTGTTGTGCTCATCTGAAGCAGGAAGGTCATGCAGGTTTGAGTGACATGAGGATAAATGAGGACAGAACGATCATGTTTGGGTGAATAATCCCTTTAAGAGTCCCTCGTACTGGAGAACTAACGTAATGACGCTGCCTTTAGGAAACATAGTCGCCAAAATCAGCGCTATTTTATATCGTTGCTGGAGATCATGTTGTTTTGATGTTTGTGCCTCAGATCAATGTCTGCTGCTGTGAGAGTGACCGTTcatgtgtccttgttttacatGGCCTGACCTCACCTTCTGACCATAAAGAGCGGAGTGACACCAGTGAACGACAGCAGCTGGGCAGCACTTAAacaggtaacacacacacacacacctgagaacCGTCATATTCAGTTGTGTGATTCTGCAGTCTGAACTGAGCGTGAGATTAGTCGAGTTGAACAGATTATTTTCACGATTCATTTTCAGCTTCAGAACTACAGAAATTGCTGGTGTCATGAGGACATTCACACCACTATAGTCTCACTCCTTAACTCCTCAAAAACATgattattgaaaaataaatgaattctcTCCATCCATTCTCCAAACCCCTCGTCTCCTGTAGGGTCACGGTAAGAACTCAATAATATTTATaagtaaatattacattaaaacatTAGCATGTGACCttcaaataagtaaatattGCTTTAAAAAGGTGAAGGGAAAAGTAAAATGGAGAAAcctaaaatagaaatataagcACAGCGGTGTGACGATACGATACTTTAAACCCTTCCAAAATAAAGAAGCTTTTCTTAAATTATTACATGATAAACGGTTTACAGAAAGTCCTGTTCATCAGGATGGACTTCCTCCCGCATGAACAGAATAGAGATGTTCATGATTCTGCCCAGCTGAGAGTAGAGTTGTGTTCAGACGGTTGAAGGTGTTCACAGGTGCTGTGATCTGATCACGTCATGTGACCCGCCGCATGTTTAGTGTAAACGCTCACTGCCGCCCACTCGTGTTGTGAGAGAGTGATTCAGACTGAACACACCGATGATGGTGAAATCACAGCCGCCTCCTTCACCCTCTCCAAACTCAGATTCAGACAGCTGCTAAATttgactccgcccacacgctcttctgattggctgtgatttgtgATTTATTTTGTCCAGTCTGGTTTGACAGACAAATGATGTTCtattaacaaagtttgggaggagcGCATTCAAACGATCTGTCCAATCAGCAGGAGacgaggtgtgtgtgtgtgtgtgtgtgtgtggctgacTCGGTGTTCCTCGACAGGACCCAAACACACTCTCTTACTCTAATTATTATTAAGTGTGAGCTTGTGAAACCGCCTGTCGCTGgggtctggttaggacacggtgtCTGACACACGTTACCCATAATGCAGTTGTGTGTGATGCTGGTGTGGCAGGACGTGCAGGATCTTCAGGACGGGGTGAGCGAGGTGAACGGCTCTCTGCTGCTCCATCAGTCCTGGTGCCGCGAGCAGATCCAGAGCGTCCACTTCATGCTGTCCAACCTGAGCCGCTGGGTGTCTGTGCTGGAGCGGAGCGAGTCAGGTGACACGGTGagatctcacacacactctctcacacacacacacacgccgcTCATCCCTcagctcactctctctctctctctctcagcagTGGACAGCTCCGGCCGCTCATCAGCTCCAGACGGACGCAGGTGTGTATCGGTTCATTCACGCTTGAGTTGACGCTCACCTGATCACCTGACTGATCACGAGCCTGTGTGTTTCAGGCTCCCCCCCGCCCCGCCGCCCCAGGGCCGCGTCCCGCAGACGCTTCAGAAGAGGACCGCCGCCCTCCAGCAGGACCGAGTCTGTGAGAGGTGCATAAGCTGCTCGTGTTGTCATAGTAACTGCGTCACATGCTACTTTACACTTCACAGACGTCCACTGAAGGAGTGACACTGGAACTGAcgtgtgtaaatatattaaactcATCAGCATTACATATACAAACTCATGGAGGTTAAAAATATCAGTTCTAGACCATTCTCGTCTGGCAGAGGCGCAGCTGTTTCCTGTCTgactttagtgtgtaatgttgctgtttgatcatgaAAAGAGCTCCAGTTCTTCTCTgtatcagtgtcagtgtttcttcacaatattcctcatttaaatgattcatacgcagaataaaggggcggggcctggttgagttagttagtagtgtgttggtcatggtaaggggcgggacatttcccaaacaccaatcacaacacactgctcacATCACATCAAGAGTGAATCAGCATCACAGGTCCTCTTTAAGATAAGCTGTGGTGAATCTGAACATGGATCAGAAACAGTACATCAGGAATATTTGCCTCCAAAGTCATGGACATATATTGGTAAAAAtgagattcattcatttatttttatatctctCCTGAAATGTGGAGCTCATGGTTCCCGTCAGAATCTCCAGATGTCCGTGAGGAAGTCTGTGTCAGTTTCTCTGTTGATTCTGGGGTTAAAGGTCAACACTGGCGTCTGAGTCTTGTTCTCTCGCTGTCAGATGTGGAGCGGCCGCTGCGGGACCGTCCGGCTCCAGGCCTGCAGGAGGCGTTCGGGTCGGACCGGGACCAGACGGATCCGCCGGAGGAGCCGCTGATCCACCGCGACTGACCTCAGACTCGCTCCGAGTGTTTGGTTTCTGTGAAGCAGCTGGAAATCCTTCATGTGACGGACAGGATTGATCAGCTGACTCTGTTTCACACACTTTCATCTCAGATTAGAGTGAATCTCAGTCCTGTCGGGATCAGATCCAGTGTGCCGGAGCATGAACGTGTTCTTCACTGTATTTGACCCTGAATCTGCCCAAAATCAAACATGCTAGTTTTCGTTGTACTGCTGATTTGAAGTCTTTGTTTTCTGGTGTAACGCAGTAAATTATTACAGTCATGATGAAAACGACCGCAGACGCCGTCAGAAGATCTGATGCGTTCACGAGGCGTTCAGTGTGTTTACGGCACTCACGGTCACATGTTTATTTCCTCTGACAAACTCCCGTGACTTCTGCTGAACCTGGATGTGATTTACTGAGATTCACTCGTATATTTACACAAGTGTCtgtctctgtgtgaactgaGGGCAAATGAAGTGTTTAAACTGTCAGATTAGCAATAATATGATTGCTTTTAGTGGATGTAATCAGATATTTATGATAATATAATCCATGCACTCAGCTACTTGTTTGATCAGATGTAGGTTTTAATTTAAAGTATGTTCagcacaagtgtgtgtgtgtgtgtgtgtgtctgcagacTGAAGGCCTCGCAGGCGCTGCTCTAGATTTGTTCTTCTCCAGTTGCTTGAAAATAAAGTCTCTCAGACTCTGCTGTCGCTTTATAAAAGGTGTAAATATTGTAGAATTGGACATTTCTATGTCAGAAACTAATTTTAAGCAGtaggaagatgatgatgatgaagatgaaatTGCATCTGTACATGGTGAGTTTGCACTGCATGTTCTTTAACGTAACATGAATAAAAGCTGATTTTATTGAAGTGTCCGTCTGTCTCTTTATCATTGAGCATCAAGAATCTCGAGAAGGTCTTGAAGATCTCGAGACGCTGTGGTTCGTCAGAATCAGAAACATCTCATGTGTTTCAGCTGTACTGCTTATTGCTTGCCATGTTTTAGATGTTGCAAATGGGGAAGAACACAAAGTAAATCTGGAACAAGAAGTAAGGCGAGTTTTCCACTTTTACAACTCGTGAATCTTTTACCATTTCTTTAAATGAAATGATCTTTAAGTCATGTGATGGAGAAAAAACCCTAATGATTGAACACTAGTTCAGATTTATAGTTTAAAAAACTGATGACAATTTCTGGAGTCAAAGTGAAAATATTCCATCATTAGAACCTTGTGTGTTAACAGATGCAAATACATTTATTGGTATTCATACATTCTTTTTCTGCAATGAATAAGAGCTCATATATGATCATCTTCATCACTGCCTCGTGTTCATTTCAGCTCATCATCGGTCTGGCTCTCGAGCGCTGTAACCCTCATCATCGTCACAGAGGAAGAACGTGTCCTCAACAGACTCAACAGCTTCCATCACTTTATTTAGATCTATATAAAACCTTTTTATCCCAGACCGTACAGACGCAACCCTACAGCCTTAACTTCACAATCTTCCTAAGCTCCAGGGGTTTCTTTAATAAAATTTGTAGAAAACATCCTACATTTGATCTTAATATCATTTCTCAAATCTGTGTATGTGTGATTCAGAGGACAAACATGTACGTCTCTCTTCCAGATGAGAAATCTGTACATCGCAAATGAGCTTCAAATTGTGTGCAGCTGAACGGGTTCAGAGATTATATCTCCCGCAGAAATCTCTCGATATCGTCTCTGTAAGAGAACTTTCCTATCATCTGCTCAAGTCTGCTTTTATTAGGCATTGCAGTATTAAACATCATGAGTGTAAAGATGTGTATTGTGAATAAAGagttaaacaattaaaacacaGTAACTAAAGGACATCAGAGGATTATTAAAGATATCTGCAGGAATCTGAGAACAATCAAACATGTACAAACTGAAGCTGCTGTGCTTTATAGACAGTTCACACTGCTTCTGATTAACGAGTCTGTATGAAcacacatcatcatcatcactccAGAAACGAGTTCTTCAGCAGGTAACGTGTGTTTGATCACGCCAGCGCTCCTTTGGCCCTCCAGTCCTGCGTCAGCACGTGCATCAGCTCTTCCTCGTCCTCCTCCTCGCCGCCGGCCGCCCGCGGCTCGTCCCGCTGCCGCCTCTCTCTCCTCAGCGCGTGCTTCACCACCTCCTGTTTGGCGCGTAGAACCTCCACGCGGCGAAAGCACTGGATCTGCTCGTCGATCTCGTCGatctgccgctccagccgccctTCCTCGTCGTCTTCAGCCACGATGGCGTCGGACGCGCTGTTCACCTGCCGCATCTCCTTCTGGAACTCCTCCCACTCGCGGTCCATGTGATCTCGGGGCGTGTCCACGTTACGCACTTTGGCGTCGCGCACCGGATCATCGAAGAAGCCCTCGGGTAAAGCTTCGGCCCTGTTGTCCTTCTTCTCCGGCACCGTCTCGTCGCCGTCCTCGGCTTTGGACACGGAGCCGGAGTGAGAGACGGCCGGCGGCGCGGCGGAGACGCTGTTGTCGAAGAAATCCGCGGGGAGGCCAGCGGCCGGGACCGGCTCCTCAGCTGGAGCTGCACTGCTGGtgtcttcatcatcatcatcatcatcatagtGTCCGACGAGGAGCCCGAGACCTGCTGACTGACGGGAAGATACGGCTGTCTGCTCCGGCTGTCCCGCGGCTgcacctgcacacacacacacacacacacgggtcAATCAGCTTAAAGACGTCTGATCAGAACCTCCGTCACTCAAAGCGCTCCAGTTCATGGAGTTATCAAAGGCCTCGCACAGACTGCAGTGTTTGTAAATGTGGTTAATTCAGTTGTAGAAGTGAGTGTGAACAGAACAGGATTAAACACTGAGAACTGCAGTGTGAACATGATCTGTGCTGAGATGAAGTGTTTTCACCTGCTGGACAAACATCTGAACAGCGTCTCGGAGCGTTTACACCTGAATCCAGTGCTGAACTGACCGATGCGGATCAAAACACTGGTGTAAACAGAAGTGGGTATGAAACTGATTTACACTTCACACATGCGTAAACTAGTGCTGTTCCTGATGAATGATCTTCCTAAATCTGTCCAGACAAGTTATTCTGATTAAAGGAAATAATGTGGACAGATAATTCATTACAATAAATAGTATAATATTCCAGATTTTATGGAGAGTTTAACTGCATCTTGCTGGGAAAACCTTCTCTACTCTCACTATTTCCCTGTTCCATCTGATTCTAACCATGTCTGAAACTCCTCGTGCTTCACTTGAGAGAAGCTCTGGATAAAAGCGTGTCAAACTATGAATGTGGAGGAACATCTGACTCCCTGAAGACACTGACGCTCGCGTGACTGAACACATGAATGAATGTACAGTATAAATGTGATTATTGTTGTTGTGATGGGGTTGTTATTAATATTGTTGTGATTATGATGTTGTGATGGTGTCGCACCTGCAGTGATGTGACTCTTGGCTCTTTTGCCTGAGGATGAGGATGATGAAGGCTCCGGCGCGCCTCTCTTCAGCgctgaggatgatgatgatgatgatgatgatgatgatgaaggagCAGGTGTCGGAGTGCTGTCTCTGTTCTTCAGCTCACTGACTCTGTCCTTGTGTTGTTTTCCCAGCACGTGAGTCTGCCACAGCAGCGCGGATTTGACGGACGCGTTGCACAGCGCGCAGCTCAGCTGACCCACACTGTTGTATTTGGCGTACGGCGATTCCACGCGCTTCTCCCGCTCCGTCGACCGCTTCTTCTCCCTCATTAACCGCCGTAAATCGTCTTGATTTACCACTTTCTTCCCCTTCTGTAACGAAGCCATCTTCGCAGGCTCGTCGCGGGAAAATGACGTGATTCTCGGACGACGCTCTGTTTGGAGCTCGACCTCCAGGCGGCGCTATAACCCTTCAGTCATCTGCGATACATTCAACATGTGAGTGTTTGCGTGTCGTTCACAAAAACGTGTCATATCTGCCTCAAAgtctataaaatgtttaaataaagtgaatagattatataaatgaaataaatcatCGTCCTCAGTGATGAAGAGGAGCGGGAAACGATTCAAGCTGTCCAGGATTGGTCCGTCCTGACCAGCGCTGAGGAAAGTAACAAGCAGCACGTGACTCCGTCGTCTCAATGTGCActctatccatcctaaatagtgggtgcttctcaattcttatttgagcatcctcgtttcctttccttgcttcctttcctcgcgtcttagctccacccctccaggatgcgagg
This region includes:
- the efcab14 gene encoding EF-hand calcium-binding domain-containing protein 14 isoform X2, whose protein sequence is MSPQKKMKKRKELNALIGLSDSSRRKSKHRLLRTEPPESESESGSEEQEFSGGRTGLFGKSSVQCCSLCYPLCVFILLAACVMACAGLIWMQIALKEDLDSMKEKIRTMESSQKLSSHEILKLSEELKAKQMKLDDMESGERGLTRLWSNLTEVNQKLSALDSAVNHLKANIKSASDLIALPRSVEELQKSVASIGSTVTSLQHDVTLIQAVVEERRTGADQLKDSTSGVTPVNDSSWAALKQLCVMLVWQDVQDLQDGVSEVNGSLLLHQSWCREQIQSVHFMLSNLSRWVSVLERSESGDTWTAPAAHQLQTDAGSPPPRRPRAASRRRFRRGPPPSSRTESVRDVERPLRDRPAPGLQEAFGSDRDQTDPPEEPLIHRD
- the efcab14 gene encoding EF-hand calcium-binding domain-containing protein 14 isoform X1, translated to MSPQKKMKKRKELNALIGLSDSSRRKSKHRLLRTEPPESESESGSEEQEFSGGRTGLFGKSSVQCCSLCYPLCVFILLAACVMACAGLIWMQIALKEDLDSMKEKIRTMESSQKLSSHEILKLSEELKAKQMKLDDMESGERGLTRLWSNLTEVNQKLSALDSAVNHLKANIKSASDLIALPRSVEELQKSVASIGSTVTSLQHDVTLIQAVVEERRTGADQLKDSTSGVTPVNDSSWAALKQLCVMLVWQDVQDLQDGVSEVNGSLLLHQSWCREQIQSVHFMLSNLSRWVSVLERSESGDTQWTAPAAHQLQTDAGSPPPRRPRAASRRRFRRGPPPSSRTESVRDVERPLRDRPAPGLQEAFGSDRDQTDPPEEPLIHRD
- the efcab14 gene encoding EF-hand calcium-binding domain-containing protein 14 isoform X3, which gives rise to MSPQKKMKKRKELNALIGLSDSSRRKSKHRLLRTEPPESESESGSEEQEFSGGRTGLFGKSSVQCCSLCYPLCVFILLAACVMACAGLIWMQIALKEDLDSMKEKIRTMESSQKLSSHEILKLSEELKAKQMKLDDMESGERGLTRLWSNLTEVNQKLSALDSAVNHLKANIKSASDLIALPRSVEELQKSVASIGSTVTSLQHDVTLIQAVVEERRTGADQLKDSTSGVTPVNDSSWAALKQDVQDLQDGVSEVNGSLLLHQSWCREQIQSVHFMLSNLSRWVSVLERSESGDTQWTAPAAHQLQTDAGSPPPRRPRAASRRRFRRGPPPSSRTESVRDVERPLRDRPAPGLQEAFGSDRDQTDPPEEPLIHRD
- the znf830 gene encoding zinc finger protein 830 — encoded protein: MASLQKGKKVVNQDDLRRLMREKKRSTEREKRVESPYAKYNSVGQLSCALCNASVKSALLWQTHVLGKQHKDRVSELKNRDSTPTPAPSSSSSSSSSSSSALKRGAPEPSSSSSSGKRAKSHITAGAAAGQPEQTAVSSRQSAGLGLLVGHYDDDDDDEDTSSAAPAEEPVPAAGLPADFFDNSVSAAPPAVSHSGSVSKAEDGDETVPEKKDNRAEALPEGFFDDPVRDAKVRNVDTPRDHMDREWEEFQKEMRQVNSASDAIVAEDDEEGRLERQIDEIDEQIQCFRRVEVLRAKQEVVKHALRRERRQRDEPRAAGGEEEDEEELMHVLTQDWRAKGALA